A region from the Tahibacter amnicola genome encodes:
- a CDS encoding multidrug effflux MFS transporter produces the protein MNRTIRRGLTPLLAGLAMFGPFSIDTMFPAFPAIRAQFQVDEFAVQQTLSVYLMAYALVSLFHGPLSDARGRRPVILWGVAIFMLASIGCAMAWSLPSLLFFRAIQGVSAGSGLIVGRAIIRDLYEGPSAQRLMSNISMMFTIAPAVAPIIGGWLLGLGQWRLIFYFLAAWAAVLLVASMLLLPETHPREKRLELSLGSLYAGYSGMARDAHFWPLVIASTGNFSALFVYIASAPRFILDLLQLGPQEFAWLFVPAVSGMFVGALASSRMAGRLSAAHTVGMGYAIMLAASAANLVTCLLLPKPAVPWTVLPIAVHAIGISMTFPTITLLLLDRFPQHRGGASSMQSFVSLVFNAVLAGVIVIHFSHSALYLAVAAATLTVTGFAGWRIYRALAKRELAQARAADVGVPRPM, from the coding sequence GTGAACAGGACGATCCGGCGCGGACTGACGCCACTGCTTGCCGGGCTGGCAATGTTCGGCCCGTTCTCGATCGATACGATGTTCCCGGCCTTTCCGGCCATCCGCGCCCAGTTCCAGGTGGATGAATTCGCCGTCCAGCAGACCTTGTCGGTCTACCTGATGGCCTATGCCCTGGTGTCGCTGTTCCACGGGCCGCTGTCGGACGCGCGCGGTCGTCGGCCCGTCATCCTCTGGGGTGTTGCGATCTTCATGCTGGCCTCTATCGGTTGCGCCATGGCATGGTCGCTGCCGAGCCTGCTGTTCTTCCGCGCCATCCAGGGCGTTTCCGCCGGATCCGGCCTGATCGTCGGACGGGCGATCATCCGCGACCTGTACGAAGGGCCGTCGGCGCAGCGCCTGATGTCGAACATCTCGATGATGTTCACCATCGCGCCGGCGGTGGCGCCCATCATTGGTGGCTGGCTGCTGGGATTGGGGCAATGGCGCCTGATCTTCTATTTCCTGGCTGCCTGGGCCGCGGTGTTGCTGGTGGCCTCGATGCTGTTGCTGCCGGAGACGCATCCGCGCGAGAAGCGCCTGGAGCTGTCGTTGGGCTCGCTCTATGCCGGCTACAGTGGCATGGCCCGCGACGCGCATTTCTGGCCGTTGGTGATTGCCAGTACGGGGAATTTCAGCGCGCTGTTCGTGTACATCGCCTCGGCGCCGCGTTTCATCCTGGACCTGCTCCAGCTGGGGCCGCAGGAATTTGCCTGGTTGTTCGTGCCGGCCGTGAGTGGCATGTTCGTCGGCGCGCTCGCGTCCAGTCGCATGGCCGGACGCCTGTCAGCGGCGCATACCGTGGGGATGGGCTACGCCATCATGCTGGCCGCATCGGCCGCCAACCTCGTCACCTGCCTGTTGCTGCCGAAACCGGCCGTGCCCTGGACGGTATTGCCCATCGCCGTGCATGCGATCGGGATTTCGATGACGTTTCCGACGATCACGCTGCTGCTCCTCGACCGGTTTCCGCAGCACCGGGGCGGGGCGTCGTCCATGCAGTCTTTTGTGAGCCTGGTATTCAACGCGGTGCTGGCGGGCGTGATCGTGATCCATTTCTCGCACAGCGCGCTGTACCTCGCGGTGGCCGCAGCCACCTTGACGGTGACGGGTTTTGCCGGGTGGCGGATTTACCGCGCCCTGGCCAAGCGCGAACTGGCGCAGGCGCGTGCCGCGGATGTCGGCGTTCCGCGGCCGATGTAA
- a CDS encoding UPF0149 family protein — protein sequence MNQPTSLMSPLTDDEVEQLMRFLDERAVVRDGMSLEMLDGFATALISGPEAILPSEWLPHVWSELPDEAASLFADEGEANNIIGLVIRHYNAIAGVLAQGGAEFSPWITEFELDDDVVSYGQDWALGYLRGVGLRQDLWLPLLDDPEWQDDWRAVEVLACGPDDESTGSEVETQEQRDELIDQMANFALDAHDFWLEARLTPKTQRRAEPKQGRNDLCRCGSGKKYKNCCGAAG from the coding sequence ATGAATCAGCCCACCAGCCTGATGTCCCCGCTCACCGACGATGAAGTCGAACAACTGATGCGGTTCCTGGACGAGCGCGCTGTTGTCCGTGACGGAATGAGCCTGGAAATGCTGGATGGCTTCGCCACCGCGCTTATTTCCGGCCCGGAGGCGATCCTGCCTTCGGAATGGTTGCCACACGTCTGGAGCGAACTGCCGGACGAGGCAGCGAGCCTCTTTGCCGATGAAGGCGAGGCAAACAACATCATCGGCCTGGTCATCCGGCACTACAACGCCATTGCCGGCGTGCTCGCCCAGGGCGGAGCCGAATTTTCCCCCTGGATCACCGAATTCGAGCTCGATGACGATGTGGTGTCCTACGGGCAGGACTGGGCGCTGGGCTACCTGCGTGGCGTCGGCCTGCGCCAGGATCTGTGGCTGCCGCTGCTGGACGATCCGGAATGGCAGGACGACTGGCGCGCCGTCGAGGTGCTGGCCTGCGGGCCGGACGACGAATCCACCGGCAGCGAGGTGGAAACGCAGGAACAGCGCGACGAATTGATCGACCAGATGGCTAATTTCGCGCTGGATGCCCACGATTTCTGGCTGGAGGCCCGCCTGACGCCCAAGACGCAGCGGCGCGCCGAACCCAAGCAGGGCCGCAACGACCTGTGTCGTTGTGGAAGTGGAAAGAAGTACAAGAATTGCTGCGGTGCCGCCGGCTGA
- a CDS encoding serine/threonine-protein kinase, with protein MSGRMRLLEPGSLFGGPLFRTLLRDRLSITELQPGTLVGVFRIDREIARGGMGIVYSAERADGEYEQTVALKWLPDPAPNSTGAELFRHERQILANLKHPHIARLVDGGRAASGHLWFAMEYVDGLPVDQHVASRKLGVRARVALLVAVLDAVKFAHGRLLIHRDLKPSNVLIDNDGDPKLLDFGIAALLDDPEMPKAYSPGFASPEQLAGGEVGVSSDIWQLGRLCEIVLCAGDPPRDPGSLPSDLKAVIDKACADDPRDRYTTVAGMQVDLERFLAYRPVTARHGGVPHRLHLMVRRNPFAFAASAMVVVAFVAVVAAFAFKLAGQRDAAERAREVTETVNRFISRDLLSAADPWSGGNDSVLVSTVVEGAVEKVERRFANHPEVAGALDLELGRILNNLGRFDLAAATLERALPRLSRTRGPRHATTLEARFLRADVAQNAGDINLAELLFSRLRADAVPLGDRGLIERIDARLAWSLLQRGNFRGCRDAYSALRDSGGGQDEEIESEILSGLGLCEARLGLNDESLVHAEQALALRYRRLGKDHPLSLESELLLANVQLGMGRFDDAAATGMETYRKSRQRNGERHPTTLTIAHDLGISLVCAGKPEDGAEWLRRALEGRISVYGVKHLWVANTQALLAMALGQTGVEGEAERLLADAETTVQHDPVGDAFVHVSVLRSRGDLRLRQGRYEEAERDFRKSLAISNEIYDTRNPKLAQIRISLGLSLIHGPGRDEGFGLLRGAIEEVRRTPTCRSEQVQQAEAALARL; from the coding sequence ATGAGCGGCCGCATGCGCCTGCTCGAACCCGGAAGCCTGTTCGGCGGACCGTTGTTCCGCACCCTTCTGCGGGATCGCCTTTCCATCACCGAGTTGCAACCGGGCACGCTGGTCGGCGTCTTCCGTATTGATCGTGAAATCGCTCGCGGCGGGATGGGCATCGTCTATAGCGCGGAGCGTGCCGACGGCGAATACGAACAGACGGTGGCCCTCAAATGGCTGCCGGATCCTGCCCCGAACAGTACGGGCGCCGAGCTCTTCCGGCACGAGCGGCAGATCCTGGCCAATCTGAAGCATCCGCACATCGCCCGCCTCGTGGATGGCGGTCGTGCGGCCAGTGGCCACCTGTGGTTCGCGATGGAGTATGTCGACGGCCTGCCGGTCGACCAGCACGTGGCCAGCCGCAAGCTGGGTGTACGGGCGCGCGTCGCGCTGCTGGTGGCCGTGCTCGACGCGGTGAAGTTCGCGCATGGGCGCCTGCTCATTCACCGGGATCTCAAGCCCAGCAATGTGCTGATCGACAACGACGGAGATCCCAAGCTGCTGGATTTCGGGATCGCGGCCCTGTTGGACGATCCGGAGATGCCCAAGGCCTACTCGCCGGGCTTCGCCAGTCCCGAGCAGCTGGCCGGCGGGGAAGTGGGCGTATCGTCGGACATCTGGCAGCTGGGGCGGTTGTGCGAAATCGTCCTGTGCGCAGGGGATCCGCCGCGGGATCCCGGTAGTCTGCCGTCTGACCTGAAAGCCGTCATCGACAAGGCCTGTGCCGACGATCCGCGCGATCGCTACACGACGGTCGCCGGGATGCAGGTGGATCTGGAACGTTTTCTCGCCTATCGGCCGGTGACCGCGCGCCATGGCGGGGTGCCGCACCGCCTGCACCTGATGGTCCGCAGAAATCCGTTTGCGTTTGCGGCGAGCGCGATGGTCGTGGTCGCCTTTGTTGCGGTGGTCGCGGCCTTTGCCTTCAAGCTTGCCGGGCAGCGCGACGCGGCGGAGCGGGCGCGCGAGGTAACCGAGACGGTCAATCGTTTTATCAGCCGCGACTTGTTGAGCGCGGCCGATCCGTGGTCGGGCGGCAACGATTCGGTGCTGGTTTCCACCGTCGTCGAAGGCGCGGTGGAGAAGGTTGAGCGACGTTTCGCCAATCACCCCGAAGTCGCCGGCGCGCTGGATCTGGAGCTGGGGCGCATCCTCAACAATCTCGGTCGCTTTGATCTGGCGGCAGCAACTCTTGAACGCGCGCTGCCGCGATTGTCCCGCACGCGCGGACCGCGCCACGCCACGACACTCGAAGCGCGTTTCCTGCGCGCCGACGTCGCCCAGAACGCGGGTGACATCAACCTGGCGGAGTTGCTGTTCTCGCGGCTGCGCGCCGATGCAGTGCCGCTGGGTGACCGTGGCCTGATCGAGCGCATCGATGCACGCCTGGCCTGGAGCCTCCTGCAGCGCGGGAATTTCCGCGGCTGCCGCGATGCCTACAGCGCGCTGCGCGACAGTGGTGGCGGACAGGACGAGGAGATTGAATCGGAGATCCTCTCTGGCCTGGGCTTGTGTGAGGCGCGGCTGGGGCTCAACGACGAGTCGCTGGTCCACGCCGAGCAGGCGCTTGCGCTGCGCTACCGGCGCCTGGGCAAGGACCACCCGTTGTCGCTGGAATCGGAATTGCTGCTGGCCAACGTTCAGCTGGGCATGGGGCGCTTCGACGATGCTGCGGCGACCGGGATGGAAACGTATCGCAAGTCACGCCAGCGCAACGGCGAACGCCATCCGACCACGCTGACCATCGCGCATGACCTGGGCATCTCGCTGGTCTGCGCCGGCAAGCCCGAGGACGGCGCGGAATGGTTGCGACGTGCGCTGGAGGGGCGCATCAGCGTGTACGGCGTGAAACACCTGTGGGTCGCCAACACGCAGGCGTTGCTGGCGATGGCGCTGGGGCAGACGGGCGTGGAGGGCGAGGCCGAGCGGCTGCTGGCCGATGCGGAGACGACGGTGCAGCATGACCCCGTCGGCGATGCGTTCGTGCATGTGTCGGTTCTGCGCAGCCGCGGCGACTTGCGTCTTCGGCAAGGCCGTTACGAAGAGGCCGAGCGCGATTTCCGCAAGTCGCTGGCTATCTCCAACGAAATCTACGACACGCGCAACCCCAAGCTCGCGCAGATCCGCATCAGCCTCGGGCTGAGCCTGATTCATGGCCCGGGCCGCGACGAGGGGTTCGGATTGCTGCGGGGTGCGATCGAGGAAGTGCGGCGCACGCCAACCTGCCGGTCTGAACAGGTCCAGCAGGCAGAGGCCGCGCTGGCCAGGCTGTAG
- a CDS encoding ECF-type sigma factor: MRRKKSTVIAALGLTTRDSAGFRHALDSTSTKGRAMSEITVLLERARSGDDGAWDEVVGLLYADLKRLARGAMTAAGPNTLSPTGLVHECYERLARAGAGGVTNRSHFFALAAQAMRQLLINHARDRVAAKRGGGAQHTTLGHVDLAADREAEDLLAIDDALRELAQSDERLVRIVECRVFAGLNDAETAEALNLSLRTAQRLWQSARDRLKIVLGEPE, from the coding sequence GTGCGTCGCAAAAAATCAACAGTTATCGCGGCACTTGGATTAACAACACGAGACAGTGCCGGTTTCCGCCATGCGCTAGACTCGACATCGACCAAGGGGCGGGCGATGAGCGAAATCACGGTTCTGCTGGAGCGGGCGCGTTCGGGTGATGACGGCGCATGGGATGAAGTCGTCGGTTTGTTGTACGCCGACTTGAAGCGGCTTGCGCGGGGCGCGATGACAGCAGCGGGGCCGAACACACTCAGTCCAACCGGGCTGGTGCATGAGTGCTACGAGCGTCTCGCACGCGCCGGCGCCGGCGGCGTAACCAACCGTTCACATTTTTTTGCACTGGCAGCGCAGGCAATGCGCCAGCTTTTGATCAATCATGCGCGCGACCGGGTCGCCGCAAAGCGCGGCGGCGGCGCGCAGCACACGACACTCGGGCATGTCGATCTTGCGGCGGACCGCGAAGCGGAAGACTTGCTGGCCATTGATGACGCCTTGCGCGAGCTGGCTCAATCGGATGAACGATTGGTGCGCATCGTGGAGTGTCGCGTCTTTGCGGGTCTCAACGACGCGGAAACGGCGGAAGCATTGAATTTGTCGCTACGCACGGCGCAGCGGCTCTGGCAGAGCGCGCGCGATCGCCTGAAGATCGTGCTCGGCGAGCCGGAATAG
- a CDS encoding zinc-dependent metalloprotease family protein, with translation MFFRSMMYVAVAAAGLTATQQAAALNLYVDNVYITQATQRYDRSVQLVADRQGLLRVFVLADQANTARPDVVVKLYYANASGQIYLGKTLTIKPNANMRGVLTAPKSTATENDYVNNYQVKLSAADIKKTVRIWAEVDPATVYTQSTYADDIWPRNSRDANNNVITSRLVAENVWNVPDFKANFVPVRVNATGRTGMSVDASTVDTFFTWLRRVLPVKDQLYYNAHAPYTTYNYPAANYNGWGAILSEMGALARAENNDKWHYYGVINPDYASGGTGMANIGGWAALGIQSTSTSWLQNDNNVNWRSGTFAHEIGHNLGLYHAPCGGAAGADQNFPYSGGRIGWPGYDLYTGKIYLPQSVDATGNYWTDLMGYCGYDWISDYQYKRALSWRDANDWPRAAGAKTEAVLTGGESVTVVSEAPTTVAAFAEKPGGAAPQKPTQRPGKVEDCLLVWGRVENGQMILEPAFEVQGVPDTDNASGSYRVVLSDMKGKTIRSIGFNANEGSEGNVELFSLLVPRSSVAGGRSGKIAQIRISDRKGSELATDYSRTATASTFSRGTAPTITRKAGEGVRLRWNAANHPMAMVRDADTGEILSFARGGDFDVATSAKRLDVQFSDGTSAVSQQVAVDSLQVQ, from the coding sequence ATGTTTTTTCGTTCCATGATGTACGTCGCAGTTGCCGCTGCGGGCCTGACAGCGACGCAACAGGCCGCCGCACTGAACCTGTATGTCGATAATGTTTACATCACACAGGCCACCCAGCGTTATGACCGTTCGGTACAGCTGGTTGCCGATCGCCAGGGATTGCTGCGCGTGTTCGTCCTGGCTGATCAGGCCAATACCGCGCGCCCTGACGTAGTCGTCAAGCTCTATTACGCCAATGCCAGCGGCCAGATCTACCTGGGCAAGACCCTCACGATCAAACCCAACGCCAATATGCGCGGCGTTCTGACGGCGCCGAAGTCGACCGCCACGGAAAACGACTACGTCAACAACTACCAGGTAAAACTGTCGGCGGCCGATATCAAGAAGACCGTTCGCATCTGGGCGGAAGTCGATCCCGCAACGGTTTATACCCAGTCCACCTACGCCGACGATATCTGGCCGCGCAATTCACGCGACGCTAACAACAACGTCATCACCTCGCGGCTCGTGGCCGAAAATGTCTGGAACGTGCCGGACTTCAAGGCCAATTTCGTACCGGTGCGCGTCAACGCCACCGGACGCACGGGCATGTCAGTCGACGCCTCGACCGTTGACACCTTTTTTACGTGGTTGCGCCGCGTGCTGCCGGTCAAAGATCAGCTTTACTACAATGCGCATGCCCCGTACACGACATACAACTACCCCGCCGCGAACTACAACGGCTGGGGCGCCATTCTCAGCGAAATGGGCGCGCTGGCCCGCGCCGAGAACAACGACAAGTGGCACTACTACGGCGTGATCAATCCGGACTACGCCAGCGGCGGCACCGGCATGGCCAATATCGGCGGCTGGGCAGCGCTGGGCATACAGTCCACGTCCACCTCGTGGTTGCAAAACGATAATAATGTCAATTGGCGCAGCGGCACGTTCGCCCACGAGATTGGCCACAACCTGGGGCTCTATCACGCCCCCTGCGGAGGTGCGGCTGGTGCTGACCAGAACTTTCCGTATTCGGGCGGCCGCATCGGCTGGCCGGGCTACGACCTGTACACCGGCAAGATCTATCTGCCGCAGAGCGTCGATGCCACGGGCAATTACTGGACCGACCTCATGGGCTATTGCGGCTATGACTGGATCAGCGATTACCAGTACAAGCGCGCCCTCAGCTGGCGTGACGCCAACGACTGGCCGCGCGCGGCGGGTGCCAAAACCGAAGCGGTGCTGACCGGCGGCGAATCGGTGACCGTCGTCAGCGAAGCGCCGACGACCGTCGCCGCATTTGCCGAGAAACCCGGCGGCGCCGCGCCGCAGAAGCCGACGCAGCGTCCGGGCAAGGTCGAAGACTGCCTGCTGGTGTGGGGGCGCGTCGAAAACGGCCAGATGATTCTTGAGCCCGCCTTCGAAGTCCAGGGCGTGCCGGATACCGACAACGCGTCCGGCTCCTACCGCGTCGTTCTTTCCGACATGAAGGGCAAGACGATCCGCTCTATCGGCTTCAATGCGAACGAAGGTTCCGAAGGCAACGTGGAGCTGTTCTCCCTCCTGGTACCGCGCAGCAGCGTGGCTGGCGGACGCAGCGGCAAGATCGCCCAGATCCGCATCAGCGATCGCAAGGGCAGCGAGCTGGCGACCGATTACTCGCGTACGGCCACCGCCAGCACGTTCAGCCGTGGCACGGCCCCGACGATCACGCGCAAGGCCGGCGAAGGCGTACGCCTGCGCTGGAACGCGGCCAACCATCCCATGGCCATGGTGCGTGATGCGGACACGGGTGAAATCCTGAGTTTTGCGCGTGGTGGCGATTTTGATGTCGCCACCTCCGCCAAGCGTCTGGACGTCCAATTCAGCGACGGCACCAGCGCCGTCTCTCAGCAGGTCGCAGTCGATAGCTTGCAGGTGCAGTAA
- a CDS encoding M12 family metallo-peptidase has protein sequence MKSNHHNAALKSVGAGLAVAIFLALSTPASAGGVVDVATKSRVAAEVDAMRDKSRAYESVSLFGKQAPVTADRSAAEGVFSGAIVDLDLNAVAALKRGSPRTLTLRLPTHERGMVELELIANDIFAPNFQVETSSGKFVDVPRGMHYRGIIKGDPTSVAAISIFDNEVTGTFSASGDGNYVVGRLEGKNSTNRHIVYAERNLKDFKNAPQCGMDKVKGSQFEDQTTESFADFGKTPGTDNTLATKCATQWLEAEYDVFQNKGSVAAVTSYLTGVFNNSNTLYANDGISMKLERIFVWDTPDPYSGSNSTATLSSFQNSRAGSFTGTIAQLVTFRGIGGGVAAGFTGVCNSNRNYSMAVSGINSSYSNVPTYSWTVNVVTHEAGHLLGSRHTHACVWNGNSTAIDSCSGFVEGNCAMPGNPSDGGTIMSYCHLANVGMNFNKGFGPQPAARISSAINNGSCLSSTCGTDTGATALTNHNPNTFSIGQGTKKYFKIDVPAGTQAIAFRTWGGTGDADIYVKQGSNPTTTDNVCKGTGPNSTEVCRINNPAAGTWYVMVDAYSALSNVVTAASFAGGCSGTLELGYLTGTNNQNYLPLSSGSYTSSTSGTHRGVAAGPSAGADFDMELQKQNGTSWAKVNTSGGTGPTTAEDVSYSGTAGTYRWRHYSYSGAGGYSLCITKPN, from the coding sequence ATGAAATCCAATCACCATAACGCCGCGCTGAAAAGCGTCGGTGCGGGTCTGGCTGTCGCCATTTTTCTGGCCCTGAGCACACCGGCTTCCGCCGGAGGCGTCGTCGACGTTGCAACCAAAAGCCGTGTCGCGGCGGAAGTCGATGCCATGCGCGACAAGAGCCGCGCGTATGAATCGGTGTCGCTGTTCGGCAAGCAGGCGCCGGTCACGGCGGACCGCTCCGCCGCCGAAGGCGTCTTCAGTGGCGCGATCGTCGATCTCGACCTCAACGCCGTTGCCGCCCTCAAGCGCGGCAGCCCGCGCACCCTGACGCTGCGCCTGCCGACGCACGAGCGCGGCATGGTCGAACTGGAACTGATCGCAAATGATATTTTTGCGCCGAATTTCCAGGTGGAAACCAGCAGCGGCAAGTTCGTCGACGTGCCGCGCGGCATGCACTACCGCGGCATCATCAAGGGCGATCCCACCTCGGTCGCCGCGATCAGCATCTTCGACAACGAAGTGACCGGCACCTTCTCCGCCAGTGGTGACGGCAATTACGTCGTGGGCCGCCTGGAAGGCAAGAACAGCACCAACCGCCACATCGTGTATGCCGAGCGCAACCTGAAGGACTTCAAGAACGCGCCCCAGTGCGGCATGGACAAGGTGAAGGGCAGCCAGTTCGAGGACCAGACCACGGAGTCCTTCGCGGACTTCGGCAAGACGCCGGGCACCGACAACACGCTGGCCACCAAGTGCGCCACGCAGTGGCTGGAAGCCGAGTACGACGTGTTCCAGAACAAGGGCTCGGTCGCTGCGGTGACGAGCTACCTGACCGGCGTGTTCAACAATTCCAACACGTTGTATGCGAACGATGGCATCAGCATGAAGCTCGAACGCATCTTCGTGTGGGATACGCCAGATCCGTACAGCGGCAGCAACTCCACGGCGACGCTTTCGTCGTTCCAGAACAGCCGCGCCGGCTCGTTCACCGGCACCATCGCCCAGCTCGTCACCTTCCGCGGTATCGGCGGTGGCGTGGCTGCCGGCTTCACCGGCGTGTGCAATTCCAACCGCAACTACAGCATGGCGGTCAGCGGCATCAACAGCTCGTACAGCAACGTGCCGACCTACTCGTGGACAGTCAACGTCGTGACCCATGAAGCCGGTCACCTGCTCGGCTCGCGGCACACGCATGCCTGCGTGTGGAACGGCAACAGCACGGCGATCGACAGCTGCTCCGGCTTTGTCGAGGGCAACTGCGCGATGCCGGGCAACCCGTCCGATGGCGGCACGATCATGAGCTACTGCCATCTGGCCAATGTCGGCATGAACTTCAACAAGGGCTTCGGCCCGCAGCCGGCAGCGCGCATCTCCAGCGCCATCAACAACGGCTCGTGCCTGTCGTCGACCTGCGGCACCGACACGGGCGCCACGGCGCTGACCAACCACAACCCCAATACCTTCTCGATCGGCCAGGGCACCAAGAAGTACTTCAAGATTGACGTCCCGGCCGGCACGCAGGCGATCGCATTCCGCACCTGGGGCGGCACGGGCGATGCAGACATCTACGTCAAGCAGGGCTCCAACCCGACCACGACGGACAATGTCTGCAAAGGCACTGGCCCGAACTCGACGGAAGTCTGCCGCATCAACAACCCGGCCGCGGGCACCTGGTATGTGATGGTCGATGCCTATTCGGCATTGAGCAACGTCGTGACGGCCGCGAGCTTCGCGGGCGGCTGCTCCGGCACGCTGGAGCTGGGCTACCTCACCGGCACCAACAACCAGAACTACCTGCCACTGTCGTCGGGTTCCTACACCAGCTCCACCAGCGGCACGCACCGCGGCGTGGCGGCCGGGCCCTCCGCCGGCGCTGACTTCGACATGGAACTGCAGAAGCAGAACGGCACGTCCTGGGCCAAGGTGAACACCAGCGGCGGCACCGGCCCGACCACGGCGGAAGATGTCAGCTACAGCGGCACGGCGGGAACCTATCGCTGGCGCCATTACTCCTACAGCGGCGCGGGCGGCTATAGCCTGTGCATCACCAAGCCGAATTGA
- a CDS encoding PhzF family phenazine biosynthesis protein: MDVLRIAAFSDGDTGGNPAGVVIGPHLPDAAIMQAKAAEVGFSETAFAAPDADGWRVRYFSPESEVPFCGHATIALGAALALQQGDGVFPLTLNAARITVEGQRQGATVAAALQSPPTHSRPADEGTVREALSLFGYNREDLDPRIPPAIAHAGANHLVLTLRTREALRHMQYDLARGRDFMNSLGLVTITLAYAETPQRFHTRNPFASGGVYEDPATGAATAALAGYLRDISWPHGGAIDIVQGEDMGMRSRLRAEIPPERGSSIRVSGTARIMAS; the protein is encoded by the coding sequence GTGGACGTACTTCGTATTGCGGCTTTCTCCGACGGCGACACGGGCGGCAATCCCGCCGGCGTCGTGATCGGTCCCCACCTGCCGGACGCCGCCATCATGCAGGCCAAGGCAGCCGAAGTCGGATTCTCGGAAACCGCCTTCGCGGCGCCCGACGCGGACGGCTGGCGCGTGCGCTATTTCTCACCCGAGTCGGAAGTGCCCTTCTGCGGCCACGCCACCATCGCACTGGGTGCCGCACTGGCGTTGCAACAGGGCGACGGGGTGTTCCCGCTGACCCTCAACGCGGCCCGCATTACGGTCGAAGGCCAGCGCCAGGGCGCCACTGTCGCCGCTGCACTGCAGTCGCCGCCGACACACAGCCGCCCCGCCGATGAAGGCACTGTCCGCGAGGCCTTGTCACTGTTCGGCTACAACCGCGAAGACCTCGACCCGCGCATTCCGCCGGCCATAGCCCATGCCGGCGCCAATCACCTGGTACTCACCCTGCGCACCCGCGAAGCGCTACGCCATATGCAGTACGACCTGGCCCGCGGGCGCGATTTCATGAACTCGCTCGGTCTGGTCACCATCACGCTGGCCTATGCGGAAACACCGCAGCGCTTCCACACGCGCAATCCGTTCGCTTCCGGCGGGGTCTACGAGGACCCGGCCACCGGTGCCGCAACCGCGGCCCTGGCGGGGTACCTGCGCGACATCAGCTGGCCGCACGGCGGTGCCATCGACATCGTGCAGGGCGAGGACATGGGCATGCGTTCCCGCCTTCGCGCCGAAATTCCGCCCGAACGCGGCAGTTCCATCCGCGTCTCCGGCACGGCACGCATCATGGCGTCGTAA
- a CDS encoding GGDEF domain-containing protein: protein MDPLTAFAIAALMMLLNGGVLGILHRDLPEALRPSAVSWRIGTLLQAGGCVLLTVQRQLPPAFLLPVANFFLILGITCYWRALRQFYGLPDKPLIYLPLVVAVPGMWWFVAVTPSLSARLWIAAIVWAVIMFNCSQVLRISPRIDRAVSRRVLIAIFTVVAAFMVLRAVLFMLSPSPGSSIIDHTWLNMITPMVASILPVTGTTAYLLLCSERIRRQWEHAATTDYLTGLVNRRIIATTGSQRVSQAREHGKVFGVALVDIDYFKTINDRYGHDIGDLALKHVAARIERSCKAEDLAGRQGGEEFVVLLTRDDITQVLAFGEKVRQSVRSAPFPANGTDLTICVSIGIATLTPADKQFDDLLRRADQALYSAKALGRDRVMAEFGHDVAKSA, encoded by the coding sequence GTGGATCCGCTGACTGCCTTTGCCATTGCCGCCCTGATGATGCTGCTTAACGGCGGCGTCCTGGGCATCCTGCACCGGGATCTGCCGGAGGCCCTGAGGCCCAGTGCGGTCAGCTGGCGCATCGGCACGCTGTTGCAGGCAGGCGGGTGCGTCCTGCTGACGGTCCAGCGCCAGCTGCCGCCGGCGTTTCTGCTGCCGGTGGCCAACTTCTTCCTGATCCTGGGCATCACCTGCTATTGGCGTGCCTTGCGCCAATTCTATGGACTGCCCGACAAGCCTTTGATTTACCTGCCCCTGGTCGTTGCCGTGCCAGGCATGTGGTGGTTCGTGGCGGTGACGCCGAGCCTGTCCGCGCGACTATGGATCGCCGCCATCGTGTGGGCGGTCATCATGTTCAATTGCAGCCAGGTGCTGCGGATCTCCCCGCGCATTGATCGGGCGGTCAGCCGCCGGGTGCTGATCGCCATTTTCACGGTCGTGGCGGCGTTCATGGTACTGCGCGCGGTGCTGTTCATGCTGTCGCCCAGCCCGGGTAGTTCCATCATCGACCACACCTGGCTGAACATGATCACGCCGATGGTGGCGTCGATCTTGCCGGTGACCGGCACCACCGCGTACCTGTTGCTGTGTTCCGAGCGAATCCGGCGCCAGTGGGAGCACGCGGCGACCACGGACTATCTCACCGGCCTGGTGAATCGCCGGATCATCGCGACGACCGGCAGCCAGCGCGTATCGCAGGCACGCGAGCACGGGAAGGTCTTCGGCGTCGCCCTCGTTGACATCGACTATTTCAAGACGATCAATGATCGCTATGGGCATGACATCGGCGACCTGGCGCTCAAGCATGTCGCCGCGCGCATCGAGCGTAGCTGCAAGGCGGAAGACCTGGCTGGCCGCCAGGGCGGTGAGGAATTCGTGGTGCTGCTCACGCGCGACGACATCACCCAGGTGCTGGCATTCGGCGAGAAGGTGCGGCAGTCGGTGCGTTCGGCGCCCTTCCCGGCCAATGGCACTGATCTGACGATCTGTGTGTCCATCGGCATAGCCACGCTGACGCCCGCCGACAAGCAGTTCGATGATCTCCTGCGCCGCGCTGACCAGGCGCTCTACAGTGCCAAGGCGCTCGGGCGTGATCGCGTCATGGCGGAATTTGGCCATGACGTGGCCAAATCCGCCTGA